The segment AAACTCATCCCAAAGCCCTGTCTTTTCCTTTTTTGGATCAAAAGAAAAGCCACCATAGCAGACTGGACCTACATTCGGTGAATCACTTTTGCAAACAGCAGCTTGTATAAAACGCTTCCATTGATTTTCAATGTGATGATACCTGTCTTCTTCCCCTTTTGCAGTGAACTCTGCTGTTACTCCTGCACCAACCTGCATATGGGTATGATCAGGGTTGGACCAGAAAAAGCGCTGTCCCGGAAAGAACTGTTCACACTTCTGAAAAAATTGCAGGGGATCTAGCTGTTCCACTTTTTTCGTATAACTTATTAAGACCGACTGGTTTATCGAGGTCGCTCTTGTTTTCGCTTCCTCCCATAAACTCACTATATGGTTATATGGTATTGTAATCATGTAAGACTCCCCCCGAGGCCTTGTTACCGCAAGACTTTGTCTCTCAAATAGCTTCCTTAAAGATACACCTCTAAACCTTTTTATGTCAACAAAATGAACTGTTTTCTTTCGAGTTTCTTCCTTATAATAATACCATGTAAAATCTTCCTTTGTTTCTTCTGAAAAACCGTTGACACCCTTTGTCCCTTTACATACACTTATATTGTATTTATAATATAACGTTTTCGCTTTTTACATGGCTATTTTAGTATAGCCCTACTAATAGATGGAGGGGTCATAATGCAGCCTCAGACAATACAAACAGAGACAAGCTTTCAAGCACCTACCGAAAAGAGATGGAAGGTGTGGTGGAACCTGCTTCGTCCACATACCTTGACCGCGGCTTTTGTACCGGTATTTATCGGGACGGCACTAGCACTATATGACACAACTATAGACTGGCCACTATTCTTTGCCATGTTGATAGCAAGTCTTTTAATACAAGCCGCCACAAACATGATCAATGAATACTACGATTTCAAAAAAGGCCTGGATAATGAAAACTCGGTCGGGATCGGCGGAGCGATAGTCCGACACGGGGTCAAACCTAAAACCGTCATCCGCTTAGCTTTCCTATTCTTTGGTATAGCCACGTTACTCGGAGTATTTATCTGTATGAATACCACCTGGTGGTTGGCAGTGATCGGGACAGCATGCATGGCAGCTGGGTACTTTTATACAGGAGGTCCCTACCCTATTGCCTATACCCCATTTGGAGAGATTGTAGCAGGATTCTTCATGGGATTTGTCATTATCCTGATTTCGTTCTATATCCAAACTGGTGCGATTTCAGGCACTGCCATGGTGATCTCCATTCCTATTTCCATTCTTGTTGGAGCAATCCTTTTGGCAAATAATATCAGGGACATTGTCGGTGACAAAGAAAATGGTCGTAAAACAGTCGCTATTCTACTGGGACGTAAAAACGCCATCATCCTACTTGCAGCGATGTTCATCGTTTCCTATGCCCTTATTGTGCTCTTTATCGTTTCCGGATACGCATCTTTCTGGTTATTATTAGTTTTCCTATCGATCGCTAAACCACTCTCTGCAATCAAAGGTTTCACAAATAATAACAGCAACGTAACGATGATGCCTGCGATGGTGGCCACAGCAAAAACCAACACCATTTTCGGTTTCTTGCTCGGAATCGGATTGCTTGTAGGATACTTTATCTAATCATTAGACTTTGTTAAAGTTAGTTGTTGAATATGACCTGTTTCTAGCTGGTGATTGGAGCAAAAGGCGTAGACTCCAGCGGGAGAGTAGCGACAATCTTGAGACCCGCAGTGGAACGAGGAGGCTCAAGGTCGCCCCGCGGAAAGCGAAGCCTATTGCGGAAATCAACAGCGACTTTTAACAGAGCCAATCATTAAGAAGCTGACACTTAAACGTGTCAGCTTTTTTTAATTGGCAATCATGTTTTTCAAAGGGAACGTTCATAATAAAAATAGACAGGTATTTGAAAGGAGTCTATTTATGATATCCCCTGATAAAATAAACCGTTTAAAGCAACAGCTAGAAGATACAAAAAAGGAGCTTCAAGCCCACCTGGACCAAAATGACCACTACCAGCTTGAACAAGAACACCCCTACGAATCAGTAAGTGAACTCTCTGCATACGATAACCATCCTGGGGACCTTGGCACCGAACTGTATGAGCGCGAAAAGGATATTGCCCTTAATGAACATGCTGAAAAAGAAATGAAAGATATTAATCACGCCCTCCAAGCAATGACTGAAGGGACTTATGGCAAATGCGAGGTTTGCGGAAAAGAGATCGATGAAGAAAGACTCGATGCTCTTCCTACTACCACTTATTGCAAGGAACACAGCCCAGACCAAGTCGTCTCCCATGACCGTCCGGTGGAAGAAAAAGTTCTGATGCCGCCATATGGACGTTTTGAATACGACGAGTCTGAAGGGGTTGCTTTTGACGCAGAAGACACATGGCAAATTGTACAACGCTACGGTACATCCGAATCACCATCCGATTTCTCTGAGGATGTGGGAAACTACGACCGCACATATGTGGAAAGTGAAGAAAATGAAGGGTATGTCGAGGACTACGAAAACTTCGTAGGCACCGATATGTACGGCCAAAATGTCACCGTTTATCCATCTATCAAGCACGAGGCCTATGAGGATGCCCTAGATGAAGAAGGAATCATGACATCCTTCGGAGATTTACACGGGTATGAAAAGGATCCCTATACAGAATAAAAAGATAAGGCCGCCTCACTCACAACGAGGCAGCCTTTCTTA is part of the Sutcliffiella sp. FSL R7-0096 genome and harbors:
- a CDS encoding 1,4-dihydroxy-2-naphthoate polyprenyltransferase, translating into MQPQTIQTETSFQAPTEKRWKVWWNLLRPHTLTAAFVPVFIGTALALYDTTIDWPLFFAMLIASLLIQAATNMINEYYDFKKGLDNENSVGIGGAIVRHGVKPKTVIRLAFLFFGIATLLGVFICMNTTWWLAVIGTACMAAGYFYTGGPYPIAYTPFGEIVAGFFMGFVIILISFYIQTGAISGTAMVISIPISILVGAILLANNIRDIVGDKENGRKTVAILLGRKNAIILLAAMFIVSYALIVLFIVSGYASFWLLLVFLSIAKPLSAIKGFTNNNSNVTMMPAMVATAKTNTIFGFLLGIGLLVGYFI
- a CDS encoding TraR/DksA C4-type zinc finger protein, whose protein sequence is MISPDKINRLKQQLEDTKKELQAHLDQNDHYQLEQEHPYESVSELSAYDNHPGDLGTELYEREKDIALNEHAEKEMKDINHALQAMTEGTYGKCEVCGKEIDEERLDALPTTTYCKEHSPDQVVSHDRPVEEKVLMPPYGRFEYDESEGVAFDAEDTWQIVQRYGTSESPSDFSEDVGNYDRTYVESEENEGYVEDYENFVGTDMYGQNVTVYPSIKHEAYEDALDEEGIMTSFGDLHGYEKDPYTE